From Rhinatrema bivittatum chromosome 5, aRhiBiv1.1, whole genome shotgun sequence, the proteins below share one genomic window:
- the LOC115091476 gene encoding transmembrane O-methyltransferase homolog has translation MTSCVFLFSLASTGSSPSRGEMVSPAIALAFIPFLLTLLIRYRHYFLLFYRAVVVRTVQDYLTGISREERAFQYVIIHAIPGDPQHILSTFDQWCYHCEYLSNVGPQKGKILDRLIFDTAPLNVLELGTYCGYATILMAQSLPLGARLYTVEMDPRNAAIAEKVIRLAGFDEDTVELIVGPSDEVIPQLKEKHGVQKLDFVFMDHWKRSYLRDLQLLEEQDLLREGAVILADNVLFPGAPHFLQYVKSCGKYRCKVHRTSLEYFRAIRDGMAELCYTKLQ, from the exons ATGACCAGCTGTGTGTTTCTCTTCTCATTGGCTTCCACAGGCTCCTCCCCATCCCGTGGCGAAATGGTGTCGCCGGCCATAGCGTTGGCCTTCATTCCCTTCCTGCTCACCCTGCTCATCCGCTACCGCCACTACTTCCTGCTCTTCTACCGGGCGGTGGTGGTGAGGACCGTGCAGGACTATCTGACGGGAATCTCTCGGGAGGAGCGCGCCTTCCAGTATGTGATCATCCATGCCATCCCGGGGGACCCCCAGCACATCCTCAGCACCTTCGACCAATGGTGCTACCACTGCGAGTACCTCAGCAACGTGGGACCCCAGAAGG GGAAGATCCTGGACCGGCTGATCTTCGACACCGCCCCCCTGAACGTGCTGGAACTGGGCACTTACTGTGGCTACGCCACCATCCTCATGGCCCAGTCCCTGCCCCTGGGGGCCCGGCTCTACACCGTGGAGATGGATCCCCGCAACGCGGCCATCGCGGAGAAGGTAATCCGGCTGGCGGGCTTCGACGAAGACACG GTGGAGCTCATCGTGGGCCCCTCCGATGAGGTCATCCCCCAGCTGAAGGAGAAGCACGGCGTGCAGAAGCTGGACTTCGTCTTCATGGACCACTGGAAGCGCTCCTACCTGCGAGACCTGCAGCTGCTGGAGGAGCAGGACCTGCTGCGGGAAGGCGCCGTGATCCTGGCGGACAACGTCCTCTTCCCGGGGGCGCCGCACTTCCTGCAGTACGTCAAGTCCTGCGGCAAGTACCGCTGCAAGGTGCACCGCACCAGCCTGGAGTACTTCCGAGCCATCCGCGACGGGATGGCCGAGCTGTGCTACACCAAGctccagtga